The following are encoded in a window of Megachile rotundata isolate GNS110a chromosome 2, iyMegRotu1, whole genome shotgun sequence genomic DNA:
- the LOC100877665 gene encoding glucose dehydrogenase [FAD, quinone], translated as MVFSAIVVTSALKGALGLMGTSLWLIPLLIAGLSYYRYDQLDPESRPIDRYPLYAEYDFVVVGGGSAGAVVASRLSEIPNWNVLLLEAGPDENEITDVPSLAAYLQLTKLDWKYKTEPTGRACLGMKAGRCNWPRGKVLGGSSVLNYMLYVRGNKHDYDYWESLGNPGWGYDQALYYFKKSEDNRNPYLQKSPYHSTGGYLTVQESPWKTPLVVAFVQAGTEIGYENRDINGARQTGFMIAQGTIRRGSRCSTAKAFLRPIRLRRNIHTAMNSHVTKILIDPITLRATGVEFFRDGRRQIVRARKEVILSAGAINSPQILMLSGIGPKEHLHQMGIRVIKDLKVGDNLQDHVGMGGLTFLIDKPVAIVQDRFQAAPVTMHYVANGRGPMTTLGGVEGYAFVNTKFANLSMDYPDIQLHMAPASINSDNGIQVKKVLGITDEVYNTVYRPIANKDAWTIMPLLLRPRSRGTVRLRSSNPFHSPVIDANYFSDPNDIATLVEGAKIAVRVSEAKVFKQFGSRIHRIKLPNCKHLKFASDAYWECHIRHITMTIYHPVGTAKMGPPSDPDAVVDARLRVYGVKGLRVIDASIMPTICSGNTNAPIIMIGEKGADLIKSDWLSIETSS; from the coding sequence ATGGTATTCAGCGCGATCGTGGTCACATCGGCGTTGAAGGGTGCCCTAGGTTTGATGGGCACCAGTTTGTGGCTGATCCCTCTACTCATAGCCGGCTTATCCTACTACCGTTACGATCAACTAGACCCCGAAAGTCGACCTATCGATCGATACCCTCTGTACGCAGAGTACGACTTCGTGGTGGTAGGTGGAGGGTCAGCAGGAGCGGTGGTCGCCAGCAGACTGTCAGAGATACCCAACTGGAACGTGTTGTTGTTAGAAGCTGGCCCTGACGAGAACGAGATAACCGACGTGCCATCGTTAGCAGCGTACCTTCAGCTGACAAAATTGGACTGGAAGTATAAAACGGAGCCAACAGGAAGAGCTTGCTTGGGCATGAAGGCAGGCCGTTGCAATTGGCCTCGAGGTAAAGTGTTAGGAGGCTCCAGTGTCCTCAACTACATGTTATACGTACGAGGGAACAAACACGACTACGACTACTGGGAATCCCTGGGTAATCCTGGATGGGGATACGATCAGGCGCTCTATTACTTCAAGAAGTCCGAGGACAACCGAAATCCGTACCTCCAGAAGAGTCCCTACCACTCCACAGGTGGTTACCTAACTGTACAGGAGTCTCCCTGGAAGACACCCCTAGTAGTTGCGTTCGTGCAGGCCGGTACCGAGATAGGTTACGAGAACAGGGACATAAACGGAGCACGACAGACAGGCTTCATGATTGCTCAGGGCACAATACGTAGGGGTAGTAGGTGCTCCACTGCGAAGGCGTTCCTCAGACCGATTCGTCTGCGTCGGAACATCCACACAGCCATGAATTCACACGTTACCAAAATTCTGATCGACCCGATAACTCTGAGGGCTACGGGTGTGGAGTTCTTCAGGGACGGTCGTAGACAGATCGTCCGTGCAAGGAAGGAGGTGATTCTATCGGCGGGAGCCATCAACAGTCCCCAGATTCTGATGCTGTCGGGTATAGGTCCCAAGGAACATCTACACCAGATGGGAATCCGCGTAATCAAGGACTTGAAAGTGGGAGACAATCTTCAGGATCACGTTGGAATGGGTGGTCTAACGTTTCTAATCGATAAGCCAGTAGCTATTGTACAGGATCGTTTTCAAGCTGCTCCCGTGACGATGCACTATGTGGCCAACGGCAGGGGACCGATGACCACCCTGGGTGGCGTGGAAGGATACGCTTTCGTCAACACCAAATTCGCGAATCTGTCTATGGACTATCCAGATATCCAGCTGCACATGGCGCCCGCGTCCATTAACTCGGACAACGGCATACAAGTGAAGAAGGTGCTGGGGATAACCGACGAGGTTTACAACACGGTGTACAGACCCATCGCGAACAAGGACGCCTGGACCATCATGCCTCTTCTTCTTAGGCCTAGATCTCGTGGGACGGTCAGGCTACGGAGTTCCAACCCGTTTCACAGTCCGGTGATAGACGCAAACTACTTCTCTGATCCCAACGACATCGCCACGCTGGTCGAAGGTGCCAAAATCGCGGTCAGGGTCAGCGAGGCTAAGGTCTTCAAGCAGTTCGGTTCGAGGATTCACAGAATCAAGTTGCCGAATTGCAAGCACTTGAAGTTCGCATCGGACGCTTACTGGGAATGCCACATTCGACATATCACCATGACGATTTATCACCCGGTTGGGACGGCCAAAATGGGGCCACCGAGTGATCCTGACGCTGTCGTGGACGCCAGGTTGAGAGTCTACGGTGTGAAAGGGCTGAGGGTGATCGATGCGTCGATCATGCCAACGATATGCAGCGGAAACACGAATGCGCCGATTATCATGATCGGGGAAAAGGGTGCAGATCTGATCAAAAGTGACTGGCTGTCTATAGAGACTAGCAGCTGA